GTGACTTGAAATCTTTTGAATTTTTAAGTAAATCTTTGTCTCGATTTGGTACAAATAATTGAAAATCTTTTCCCTTAATCAATACATAGTTACAATCATATTTATCCCATAGATTAAAGAAATCTTTGTCATTATCATTATAAGAATAAATTGGCAATGGCTTTTGTGCTCTATCGCTTTCTATTTCATATTCTAAAACCGCTCCATCTTCCCCATAAGGTGTATCTACAAAAGGAGTTAGTGCGCTTTTTCCACTAATAGACAACCAATCAGAACCAACATCTACTCTTTGTTCTTCTTTAGAATCATTTCCTAACAATCTCACCGTCAATTTTTCCTTGTAATTTGGATTTGCTTGACGAACTTTTAATACTGTATTCTCTCGTAAAATAAAGCCAAGATCCTGTCGATCATGAAATTTCCCCTTGCTCATTCCAGCATTAAAAATCCAGTTAGGTTTCTCGATACTTGGAATTTTTTGTGATTTTACCTCTTGAGCATTTACCTGATAAGCACCTCCAAACAATACAATCAAGCTAAAAACAGTTACAATAAATAGCTTTTCTTTTTTCATTCTTTACACCTACCTTTTTAATATTTGAACAGTTGTTCATATAATTACCATAACATATAATTGATACAATTAAAAAAAATAAATTATTAAATATAAAAATAATGCTATAATTCATCCTATTTATTTTAAAAGTTTTCAATGAAATAAACTATAAAAAATGATTAGTATCTACTTTTTATGTTAATATTCACTTTTATTTAACAAAAGAATCTTTTTAAGAAGTGGATAGAAAAATAATATATTTTAATTAATTATTCATTGCTTTTTATTCAATGTTAAAGACCTATTTATATATAAAGTTATTATTTTTTATATAAAAAGAGAGCAAGTTTTTCATCTTTCTCGCTCTCTTTATCTATTTTTATTATCTTAAAGAACAATAACATCTTAGAAGGTAGATGGTATTTAATTTCTATATTTTTGGTTCTGTCTTTCAAAAAATACATGCATGCTACGATCAATTCTACTTTTGCCAGTTGTATAATCAAATACCACATTGGGTTCAACATTAAATTCATAAACATTAAAATTCAAGGTTCCCATCTGATCTTTTGCTTGTAACCAGTAGCCTCTTGGCATTAACTCATTTCCACGAAACACCGTAACAATTTGAAAAATTACTTTATTTCCCATCCGTTGTTGTGCTTTTCTAACCATGGTTTCATAATAAGTTTGAACTTTTTGGTTGGAAAAAGCACTTTGGGTAGCTAAATTTTTTGGATTATCTAAACTTCCATCCTCTCCCTTTTTATAATTACCATTAATATCAAAATTAAAGCTAGAAGTATAGGCAAGTAAGTGTCCTCGATTATAGATTGCTTTTCCATCGACACGCTTTTGATGCCAACCAGTTGGTTGCCAAACCTGTCGATCACGTCCTTCAGATCTGCCTAGATTCTTTTTATCAATAAAAGCTGTGACATAGGTAGTTCGATTTAATGAATCTAGTGAACCATAAATAACTTTTTTTTTTTTCCATTGATTCATGGCTAGAGTGCTATTTCCTTGATTCACTTCTAAAACTGCTGATTGTCCGTTTTTATATTCTAATGATGCTAAATAATTATACGTTTTTTTATCAAAGTAATTTGAATCAATGGTCTTTTGTTGATCATTTTTTAAAACGGAATCAATATTTTTTTGTGCCTGACTAGGTAACTGATTTTTAGTTGCCTTACAACCAGTAATTGTCAATAGACATATTGGTAATAAAATGAGTTGTAACCATCTTTTTATTTTGCTATTCATAAAATAATTTATTGTTCCCTTCGTAGTTATTTAACTTGTTTATTTTATCTTTTAAATCTTGATAAAACAAGCAAATTTTTTTGATATTTGATGTACAATTACTTATTTTTTCTGTTCTTTATAAAAAAATCTAGATTAATATGATTTAAAATACATTCGACCTTTCTTTAATAAATTACGCTTTTAATAAGAAAACAATTTAAATTTCATTAAATAACCGTTCATCTTTTTTAAAAAAGATGAACGGTTATTTTTAATATTCTTTCCATTCTTAACATTTTCACTATTCTGATATACCCATTGTCGGATGTGTTGAAATAGAATTTCCAAAGAAATCTCTTGTTGTACTTGGAATATGGACATTTGTTAAAGTTACAGGATTTCCTTTTTTAATCATTGGTGAATTTTTTGTTGGTTTTAAAGCATTCAATTCGGCAAATGCAGAAAAGCCGCCTAATTGTTGAGTAAATAATGGATTCATATTCAATGCTTGACTATCAGTTGTTGGTATTTTTACATTTTTATTAAAATAAAGATTTTTTTCATAATGAGTAGCTTCTCCTTCAGCTAACTGTAAAGAAGCATTATTTGTATTACTATAAAAAATATTATTTAGATAGTAATGCTTATCCTTTGAATTATTCATCATACCGCCTGAAGAATTAACAAAAGATGCATTGGTTGTCTTTGTATGATAGAAAACATTGTTATAAATATAATGAACTCCCGTTGAACCATGCTGATTGATGTAATTCTTACCCTTTCCACAGTCTTTAATAACATTATAGCGAACGGCTGAAGTCCCAAACTTAATGCCACAAAGTAAAATTCCATCTCCATTATCGTGAACGTAATTATATTGAATAGCAATATTGCTGGTCTCTTTGTCTGGATCAATACCATTCGAATCCCCACAACCTGCTTTTGGTTTGCTACCAGAAACATCATTGTATTGAACAGTTGCACGATCAACATAATATAATTCAATCCCACAGGTACCTGAATTTTTAACTACATTTTTTTGAATGGTTGCTTCTTGTGCACTTGTTAAATAAATACCATTACAAGCATAATCAGATTTTTTTGATTAATATAATTATTTTCAATAATAATTTTTCTATGAGGTACCCATTTGGCACTTATATAATCATTTGTAGCATTGGCATCTTCTCTTGATGCCCATTTTTCATTGCTACCATCTGTTCCATCCCATTGTTTAAAAATAATGCCACCATAGGAATTATTACTTATTACATTATTTTTAATTGAAACATCTTTAAAGAAAGTTGCTTGCTTTGTTCGTGGTTTTTGAATATCAAAAACAATACCACCCGTATTTTTGGATCGATCCCAGCCATTTTTGTAAGCAATACCTGATTTATCTTTACCAGAACCACCAATCCATTTAACATCACCGGTTACGTCATGCACATAAAGATTATGTAATTTGTAATTAGCTAGTTCACCACTATCTTGTCCAATGATATGAATACCATGTAGATTTTTTAACCTATCTCCTTCTTTTCCGGTAAAACCTGTTACTTGATTACTAATATCTAAGTTAGAAATATCAATAGATGTTTGATTTTTTAATTGAATGACATCTTCGATTGTTCCCCTACCTTCTAATTTAGGAAGTACGCCTGTATCATAGCTACTGATAATTAGATTATTTCCTTTTGGTGAAAGTGTTTGTCCTGACCAGACACTGCCCGATCGAAAAAGAATACTATCGCCTGGGCCGAAAGATGCTTGATTTATTTTATTAATTGTTTTCCATGGCTGTGACACAGATTTACCAGAATTATGATCATTACAGCTTCTAGAATCAACATAATATATTTGGCCAGTTCCCGCAGGTCTTTCAGAAATAGAGGAAGTGAGGTTGGTACCATTATCCACCTTTTCACCTTTTTTGTCTGTTGCTGTAATTTCTTGAATAATAGTATCAATGTTTGTTGTCAGTTTTGTTTCTGCTTGAACTGTCTTACTATTTATACTAATAAATAAAAAACAAATAAAGCTGAAAAAACTTAAAGAAATTAAAAATTTTCTCCTAAAAAATAGTTTTTTTATCATTTTTATTTCCTCTTTTCATTAAAAATTTATTTCAGTATAACAAACATTATATTAAAAA
This is a stretch of genomic DNA from Melissococcus plutonius ATCC 35311. It encodes these proteins:
- a CDS encoding DNA/RNA non-specific endonuclease — encoded protein: MNSKIKRWLQLILLPICLLTITGCKATKNQLPSQAQKNIDSVLKNDQQKTIDSNYFDKKTYNYLASLEYKNGQSAVLEVNQGNSTLAMNQWKKKKVIYGSLDSLNRTTYVTAFIDKKNLGRSEGRDRQVWQPTGWHQKRVDGKAIYNRGHLLAYTSSFNFDINGNYKKGEDGSLDNPKNLATQSAFSNQKVQTYYETMVRKAQQRMGNKVIFQIVTVFRGNELMPRGYWLQAKDQMGTLNFNVYEFNVEPNVVFDYTTGKSRIDRSMHVFFERQNQKYRN